From Oryctolagus cuniculus chromosome 17, mOryCun1.1, whole genome shotgun sequence, a single genomic window includes:
- the LOC138846284 gene encoding ATP synthase mitochondrial F1 complex assembly factor 2-like isoform X7, with translation MAGDTNTLASERKRFYQNVSISQGEGGFEINLDHRKLKTPQAKLFTVPSEALAIAVATEWESQQDTIKSYTMHLTTLCNTSLDNPTQRSKDQLIRAAIKFLDTDTICYRVEEPETLVELQKNEWDPVIEWAENRDRVRGDPAQVHGADLGPDRPAPDGGAGRAAVAPGGGVPALCYDLGRQ, from the exons agaggaagaggtttTACCAGAACGTGAGCATCAGCCAGGGCGAAG GTGGCTTTGAGATAAACCTGGACCACAGGAAGCTGAAGACGCCCCAGGCCAAGCTCTTCACCGTGCCCAGCgaggccctggccattgccgtgGCCACCGAGTGGGAGTCCCAGCAGGACACCATCAAGTCCTACACCATGCACCTG ACCACCCTGTGCAACACGTCCTTGGACAACCCGACCCAGCGGAGCAAGGACCAGCTGATCCGAGCGGCCATCAAGTTTCTGGACACTGACACCATCTG CTACAGGGTGGAAGAGCCCGAGACCTTGGTGGAGCTCCAAAAGAATGAATGGGATCCAGTGATAGAGTGGGCTGAGAACAG GGATCGAGTTCGTGGTGACCCAGCTCAAGTCCATGGTGCTGACCTTGGGCCTGACCGACCTGCACCTGACGGTGGAGCAGGCCGTGCTGCTGTCGCGCCTGGAGGAGGAGTACCAG ctctctgctatgacctgggaaggcagtag
- the LOC138846284 gene encoding ATP synthase mitochondrial F1 complex assembly factor 2-like isoform X5: MAGDTNTLASERKRFYQNVSISQGEGGFEINLDHRKLKTPQAKLFTVPSEALAIAVATEWESQQDTIKSYTMHLTTLCNTSLDNPTQRSKDQLIRAAIKFLDTDTICYRVEEPETLVELQKNEWDPVIEWAENRDRVRGDPAQVHGADLGPDRPAPDGGAGRAAVAPGGGVPGLKPKAWPRRCGVAGKATACSAGIPYGHWFKSRLLHFWSSSLLWPGKAVEDGPR; this comes from the exons agaggaagaggtttTACCAGAACGTGAGCATCAGCCAGGGCGAAG GTGGCTTTGAGATAAACCTGGACCACAGGAAGCTGAAGACGCCCCAGGCCAAGCTCTTCACCGTGCCCAGCgaggccctggccattgccgtgGCCACCGAGTGGGAGTCCCAGCAGGACACCATCAAGTCCTACACCATGCACCTG ACCACCCTGTGCAACACGTCCTTGGACAACCCGACCCAGCGGAGCAAGGACCAGCTGATCCGAGCGGCCATCAAGTTTCTGGACACTGACACCATCTG CTACAGGGTGGAAGAGCCCGAGACCTTGGTGGAGCTCCAAAAGAATGAATGGGATCCAGTGATAGAGTGGGCTGAGAACAG GGATCGAGTTCGTGGTGACCCAGCTCAAGTCCATGGTGCTGACCTTGGGCCTGACCGACCTGCACCTGACGGTGGAGCAGGCCGTGCTGCTGTCGCGCCTGGAGGAGGAGTACCAG GATTAAAACCTAAGGCCTGgccccggcgctgtggcgtagcaggtaaagccactgcctgcagtgctggcatcccatatgggcactggttcaagtcccggctgctccacttctggtccagctctctgctatggcctgggaaagcagtggaagatggcccaagatga
- the LOC138846284 gene encoding ATP synthase mitochondrial F1 complex assembly factor 2-like isoform X6, whose protein sequence is MAGDTNTLASERKRFYQNVSISQGEGGFEINLDHRKLKTPQAKLFTVPSEALAIAVATEWESQQDTIKSYTMHLTTLCNTSLDNPTQRSKDQLIRAAIKFLDTDTICYRVEEPETLVELQKNEWDPVIEWAENRDRVRGDPAQVHGADLGPDRPAPDGGAGRAAVAPGGGVPAQCMNTLFSRQL, encoded by the exons agaggaagaggtttTACCAGAACGTGAGCATCAGCCAGGGCGAAG GTGGCTTTGAGATAAACCTGGACCACAGGAAGCTGAAGACGCCCCAGGCCAAGCTCTTCACCGTGCCCAGCgaggccctggccattgccgtgGCCACCGAGTGGGAGTCCCAGCAGGACACCATCAAGTCCTACACCATGCACCTG ACCACCCTGTGCAACACGTCCTTGGACAACCCGACCCAGCGGAGCAAGGACCAGCTGATCCGAGCGGCCATCAAGTTTCTGGACACTGACACCATCTG CTACAGGGTGGAAGAGCCCGAGACCTTGGTGGAGCTCCAAAAGAATGAATGGGATCCAGTGATAGAGTGGGCTGAGAACAG GGATCGAGTTCGTGGTGACCCAGCTCAAGTCCATGGTGCTGACCTTGGGCCTGACCGACCTGCACCTGACGGTGGAGCAGGCCGTGCTGCTGTCGCGCCTGGAGGAGGAGTACCAG cCCAATGTATGAACACGCTATTTTCCAGACAGCTCTGA